From the genome of Tolypothrix sp. NIES-4075:
AAAATCACTTGATGAAATATGATTTTCAACCATTGAATACTCTTGAGGGGTAAGTAAAGACCAATATTTCTGCACACCTTCTAGGTAATGTTTAAGACAACTTTCTCGGTCTTCTTCTTCACGAACAACATCAATGAGAATAAAAATACCACCTGGTGCTAGGAGGCTCTTAAGCTGACTTTTCCTGTTAAGTCTGTTTAGCAACATTCGTGAGAGGTTGTCCGAAGCGAAGGTCGCGTTTGCAGTAGCGTCTCGTAGAGAAGCGATCGCAAAGTCTTTGAGATTGCTTGTCTACACTTCGTTTCGTGAGCGCTCCGCACAGACTAACGCGATCGCAATAACGGGATGTTTTTGCAATGTAGGTCGATAAATTTAACGTATTGTAGAGACGTTCCAGTGGAACGTCTCTACGATTCATCAGAAAATGTAATATTTAACTTAAATTTAACCAGCTAAAAACTTCTTCAACTGTCAGTTCTAATTCGATACCATTAAGTATAGGCAACTGAGAAGCACCTGTATAGATTTCTACTCGCTGACCGGGAAACACAGCTAGGACACTTTCATCTTCTGGATATATTAACCAGCCTAGCTCAGTACCGTTGCGGGAGCAATGCAACAAGTTACTCAATACTTTTGTTTGTCCTTGATCTGGAGAAAGAATTTCAATAGCCCAATCTGGATGAATTTCAAAGCGGTTTGCAATCCTCCCTGATGAAGTTAAGGGAATTCTTGCCCAACGAAACACAGACACGTCAGGGACGATGGAATTACCTCCAAATGTGCAGCGTAATTCTGGGAATGCGTGAGCAATTTTTTTGCTTTTAGCTACTTTATTAATTACTTCGCAAAAAGTAGTTTGAAGTAAGCTATGTTCACCTTGAGGGATTGGCTTTTGAATAATTTCTCCATTGAGAAATTGTGATGCTGGCTTTGTTTCTGGCAGTTGTAGGAACTCGTCTAATGTTAGGTGAGGTTTAGCGG
Proteins encoded in this window:
- a CDS encoding Uma2 family endonuclease, with translation MTIAAKPHLTLDEFLQLPETKPASQFLNGEIIQKPIPQGEHSLLQTTFCEVINKVAKSKKIAHAFPELRCTFGGNSIVPDVSVFRWARIPLTSSGRIANRFEIHPDWAIEILSPDQGQTKVLSNLLHCSRNGTELGWLIYPEDESVLAVFPGQRVEIYTGASQLPILNGIELELTVEEVFSWLNLS